ACACGCCACCAAAGGGAAGTTTACCATCTAATTTTGCCAAAATCTCATCTTCCGGATAGCGACGCAAAACTCGGAACCAGTCAATCAATTCACTCGTACTGACTTTTTTGCTCGCTTCTCCTTTATCTTTTCGCATTTCCTCTCGCAGTAATAAAAAGCGGGTGACGGCTTGAGCCACTAACTTGGGTGATGAATCAGGAAAAAGTGCTTTAATAATATTGATTAATCTTTGAAGATTAGGAAACTCCAAATAGTGAAACAGACACCTTCTCAAAAAAGCATCCGGTAAATCTTTTTCATCATTGCTGGTAATAAAAACGATAGGCGGTGCTTTTGCTTGTACTTCTTCTCCTGTTTCTTCAACTATAAACCGTTGCTCGTCAAGCTCTAATAATAAATCGTTAGGAAAATCGATATCAGCTTTATCAATCTCATCTATTAAGACGACACTTCGTCGGTCATTTTGAAACGCACGTCCCAAGGGACCCCATTTAACATAAGTGCTTGGGTCGTCAATCCGGGGAATATCTTCTTCTTTAATTACACGACCTGCAGCTGCTAATTGAGCATCCCGCAAGCGATTGACTGCATCATAAGTATAAAGCCCATCTTTTGCGCGACTTGTGGATTTAATATACCATGCTTCCAAGGGCAAACCAAGTTCATACGCCACAGCACGAGCTAACCTTGTTTTCCCGCATCCCGGTTCGCCCTTGAGTAAGAGCGGTCTTTCAAGGTAGATTGCCAAGTTAACAGCTTCTACTAGGTCTTCATTTGGTAAGTAAGGAAACAAGACCTGACCCGTAGCATCTTTGTCTCCCACCCGTGGCTGAACTTTGCCTGTATACTCAAGAGGTTTGTCAGTTAGTGTTTTAGCCATCTGTCTTTCTCTTCATACCAATTGCAGCCACACATCTTGCAGATTTCTGAGAAGACTAATTCTGGAATTCCATTCTCAGTTTTGTCTAAAATCACTTGAGCGGGATCGTCCCATTTATTGATTTCTTTAATAAGAGGTAGTGTATCAAACTCTTTGTCTGTTTCCACTGTTTCAATCCAATCTGTGAGGGTGCGATCGCCAAAGGGTGCGAGCGCGGGTAATTTGATAGGTATTCTAGGTTCCCAAGTTGGTTCTAACCGTTCGACAAACATAGTATTCCCACATCCCACACGCCCCTCATAATCTACCAAAAACATCAGCAACTGAAACTGATGATCTTGAGATACCTCCTTTCGTGGTTTACTGGCTAATGGCAACCAAAACTCTTGAAGTAACTCTTGTAAGTATGCTTCTGGCATACAATCTACATAGTGCAAGATAAGGATAACATTCTGGGTTTTCCAGCACTGAAAAACTCGTTCGGCTATTTCCGTTGGCGAATGTTGTTCCAAACCCACCCTACGACCGAGTTCCCGCCACAATGCACCAATATCTCGTTTGCGCCCCAGTCGGTCGAGTTCGATGCGAATCGCTTTACCCGATGTACCAAAAAGAATGTGTTGCGTCATAAGTCGATTCAGCAACCAACTCTGTCCGTATTCTGGATACCCGTGAATTAAAAAAGCTTTAATGGATGGGGTTTGCTGGAATTTTTTAAACGATCGCACTTGTTCTCGATAGCCTAGTTTTATTAAAGCATCGTATAAAGCCTCACTACAAGCTTTTGCCTCGACATCGCTCATCTGTTGCTCAATCTTGCTCCGTTCAGCTTTGTCTTTCTCAATCTGCTTGTTTAGAGCGAAAATCGCCTTGGGATCTGTCGCCAGTATTGTTTGTTCCTGAAAAAACAGGATTTTTTCGTCTATGAGGTCAAGCAATTTCTGTAGTTGTTCGCGTTGGCTCATCTTACTATTGATAGGATTATGGCAGTTGCTTTCAGGACTTAGCTACAACACTCAAGGCGATCGTTACAGATTTTTAGTATACACCTGAAATAGACATCTGGTGGAAAAGACGTAGGGGCGCGGCGGCCTTGCGCCCCTACCAAGACTTTCGGGTAATGCATAATTAATTTCACCAGATGTCTAATACATTATCCATCTTGTGGGATGGAAGTCCTCCCCGTTTTTCAATCAACCTACTCCCAAACCGCCATAAGATTACCGATCTTCTTCTCCTCTTTCTTTGCGGACTTTGCGTCTTTGCGGTTCATTTAATTAGGTAAACTTCGAGCGAGATAAGAGTAACTCAATGGGCTGCAAGAAAGATCCTCTCAAGCAACCTATGCTGTAAAATAGGGATATTTCTCTTTGAGTAACTGGTGACAGCGTTGCTTGACTTGAAAAGCAGCACTGGGAATCCACTCTTGAAAGTGTTCTGCGATCGCATTCAACTCTTCTTGACAAGTTTGTATCTCGGCTTCGTGAATTTTCAGTATTGTTGAATTTATCAAATTTTGAATTTTTATAATTTTCCCACTTCCTTGAACCACTAATGTCTCTACACCGCCTTCAACCACATCAATAAAATTGCTCACCCAATTGGCTAATTCCTCGTCGCTAGTCTTGCGATTGAAGTGGTTTAAGCTTTTCAGATCTAGGGCTTGCTTGAGAATTGGATGTTGGGAACCCATATGGTTGAGTAAGCTCTCGCATTCACCACAGAGAGCGTAGAGTGCAACAATTATTCTTCTCATTTCTTGTGAATCTTCACTCTCTCTGCTTTGGTAATACATAGCAAGATAGCCTTGAGCTTGCTCGACGAGAGCGGGGATTTTTTTCCGACCAAAACCATTCATCGATTCAATAAATCTTGAGAATGGGGTGATTTCCGTTCTGGTCTGAACATTTGAACTGGCGATTTCAGGATTATTTTTGTTCCATTCTTCACAAGCCAATACAACTAGTTCCTTATGAGGTAATTGCTGGATATTTAGCTTAACCACTGATATCGCTTCCCCAAACAATTGCTGTTGCTTGTGTAGTTCTAAAGCTTTTTGTTGAGCTTCAATCTGTCTTTGTCTTTCCCTTTCTTGACGAGTCTGGGCTGCTTTTTTTGCCGACTCTCTCCGCTTTTCCGAAAGCTTTTTCCAATGCTCAAATTCTTCACTAGCTTCAGCTTCTACAACTCGTTCTAGTAAATACAAACAAACTGGCGATGCACTCCGGTAAACGGGGTTTTTAGAATTCTTATCCTCGCTACCAAGAAACTTCTTGATTGCTGCATCTGTCCATCCACGAGCTGCTTTGAGATCTGTTTTAGTGATATACTCGGCTGTCATCTAACAATATAGCGGGCATTGGGCATTAGGTCTTAGGCGTTTTTCCAATTTCCTCCTCCTTAGTTATTTTAGCGAAAGATGAATCAAAGCTTCACAAAGCTTTATATGAAAGGAACAATTGGAAATATATAGTTGTGTAATTTCAGTTGGACTACAGGAAGGGACTCAGCCCAGTTCCCTTTACGGCTCTCCACCTTGCGCCCGTTTTTCTTCTATAATTTGCACAAGCTCATCAACCGAGTTAAGCCGTCTGCCTTCTTTGTGAATCCGTTGTCCTAACGCATGAAGCGCCTCAGAGTCATTACGATGCTGTAAAACGTAGTTTCTCAATTCCCGGATGCTCATTTGTTCAAAGTTTGGTCTAATCACGATAGTCCCAATATCCCCCTCATCTGTCACTCTAGCGAAAGATGAATGAATGCTTCACAAAGCTTTACATGGGAGGGAAAGAGTAGTGATAACAATTATGCAATTAAAACCTATTAATCAACAAGTCGTTGCTGTCGTCGGTGCTTCTAGTGGGATTGGACGCGAAACCGCTTTCAAGTTTGCCCAAAGGGGTGCAAAAGTCATGGTTGCTGCACGTAGCGAATCGGGGCTAAAGTCTTTGGTGGAAGAAATCCAAAGCTTTGGTGGACAAGCAGCATATGTTGTGGCTGACGTGAGTGATTTTGAACAAGTTAAAGCGAGCGCAGACAAAACTGTCGCACTTTATGGAAGACTAGATACATGGGTTCATGCTGCAGCAACAGGTGTACTTGCTCGCTTCGACCAGATCGCACCAGAAGAGTTTCAACGCGTTATAGACGTTACCTTAATGGGACAAGTACACGGTGCGATGGCAGCACTCCCTTATTTAAAACAAGAGGGAAGAGGAGCATTAATTCATATTTCCTCAATGGAAGGCGTCCGCAGTTTACCACTGCAAAGCCCCTACTCTGCAGCCAAGCATGGGGTTGAAGGATTCTTAGAATCCCTACGCGTTGAGTTGCAACACGAAGGATTGCCCATTAGCGTGACATCCATAAAACCATCAGTGATTAACACGCCTTATTACAACAAAGTTCGCACTAAGCTAGGAGTTAAGCCAACAGGGATACCCCCATATTACCAGCCCAGCATTGTTTCCGACGCTATTCTCTACACAGCCGAACATCCCACTCGTGATTTTATCGCAGGAGATGTTGGCAGAGTCTTGGATGTGTTGCAGCGCCTTTCGCCTGAACTTGTAGATTCGATACTGACGCTGATTGGTTTTGCAGGACAGCGTACTAACGAACCAAAGTCAGAAGATGCACCAGATAATCTCTATGGACCTGTACCTGAGTATGACAGAGTAAAGGGGGACTTTGACCAATTGGCGATACCAACTTTCTTAGATTGGTTAGATATGAATCCACCTCTGAAGTGGGGTGCTGTTACCTTTGCTGCATTGGGTGTTGCAGCTTTGCTTGGTGGATGGCGTCCTGGGGATAGAGTGTGAGATGACGTTGCTGAATCAATGTATGAATCCTAGTTAAACCCGCAAGATTTGCCCTCACCCTAGCCCTCTCCCTTTGGGAGAGGGGACAAGAATTCAACCCACCTTCCGCACTCGCGCATTGTCACACTACGAATTTTGGACGTTTGAGGATTTGGGGTTGGCGATCTTCGCTGCTTACCGTAGGTATGGCCATCGATAATTTCCCCATCTTTGTATAAAATAAAGCTTTTATCGTTAGTAAAAATTCGAGAAAACCGATTGTGACAGTAGGGGTGCGGAATGGTGGTTCAACTCCCTTCTCCCAAAGGGAGAAGGGTTGGGGATGAGGGTAACTCATACTGTTATTCAGCAACGCTCAAATTCGCAATCAATATACTAATCCAGAAGCCAAACTCACTATTTTTCGCCTGCATGAAACTGGAGCCTGCGGTAGTATCCGCTATAATTAAAGACCGACCTTTGGGGTTAGACATTGAAGAGCAAACTTTCCTACCTCGATTTTATTGAAACAGAGCTACGACTACCTCCACCAGAAAGCAGAGAACATTTAGTCATTGATTTATTTGCTGGGTGTGGTGGACTTTCTTTAGGATTTGAAGCAGAGGGGTTTAAAACTATTGGTTATGAAATTTTAGAAGATGCTTGTACGACATACAGGCAGAATCTACATGGTTTATGTTATCAGGTTAATCTAACACCTCTATCCGATCTAGTTGATAGTGTAGCAGTTATCATAGGCGGACCTCCCTGTCAGCCCTTTAGTGTAGGTGGACATCAACTAGGTTTAAAAGATAGTCGTGACGGCTTCCCTACTTTTATTTCTGCGGTTCAACGCTATCGTCCAAAATTAGCGTTATTTGAAAATGTGCGAGGAATTCTATTTCGTAATAAAGAGTATTTTGAAGAAATTGTTTTTGCTCTGCAAGAACTTAATTATACTGTTGAATGGCAAATATTAAACGCAGTAGATTATGGTGTGCCACAAAAAAGAGAACGTCTTTTTTGTGTTGCTCATAAAGGGTGTTGGAGATGGCCAGAAAAAACTCATCTTAATTCACAATATACAGCCGGTGATGCTTTAGGAGAATTAGCGTATTCAGTGCCGCATAATTCAAGATTTCTAACTCCTAGCATGGATGAATATATTAAGAAATACGAAATAGCATCTAAATGTATAAAGCCCAGAGATGTGCATCTAGATATCCCTAGTAGAACAGTCACTTGTCGTAATTTATGCGGCGCAACGAGTGATATGTTACGCATACGCTTACCCGATGGACGTCGAAGAAGACTGACAGTTCGCGAAGGTGCTCGTCTTCAAAGTTTTCCAGATTGGTTTGAATTTCAAGGTTTTGAAAATAGTCAATTTAACCAAATAGGAAATGCTGTCCCTCCAATTTTGGCAAAAGCTTTAGCTCGTTCTGTCAAAACATATTTGAATGCCAACAAGCAAAAATCAAAACAAATTTATCAGCGTCCATCTGCGTGCATCTGCGGTTAATTATTTTTTCCTGTCTAACGGTTCCACAACAACTCTTTTCTCCTCTTCATCTACTGTTACCTTTGCCAATCCAAATAGCTCAATAATAGAAGCATTCGTCGTTAAGTGATTGCTAACAACAGCGACTCGGTACTCACTTCTGGTTGATGCTAAAGCAGCTGGCAATAGTAATTGATCTCCCAAATGTTCATCCACTGGTGCGCCTGTTTCATGAAAGTTCAAAAATTCCTCACAAGCTACCTCAGCAACTTTTTCTGCAGGCAAACCAATACGCCCCAAACCGGTGAACCCAGCCAAACTATTTTCATACTCAGCAGTCAGAAACAAACCAGCCCCTGGTGCTACACCTTTTGCATGAATTGGCTGTACTTTTACCTTCAATTGTTCTTCACGCAATATATTCTCAGCACGACTCGCCATTCTTTGGGGAATATGGGAGGGAAGTTGGGTCACAACTGCTAAACCCCGTACTTGTTGCAAGTCGCCCCGTTTTAATAAGTTAATACCATTCAGATTGCGATCGCTTTTAGCGCAAGCCGTACCCGGCTTATCGCGAAGCGCAAGCTGTACCCAGCTATCGCCTTTGGCGCAAGCCGTACCCGGCTTACCGCTACTCACAGACAATTCGACTTCTCCACCACCTTGAGGATACCATCCCCAAGCATTGATTTGCATCGCAACTTGCACACCCATGCGATGCAGTATTGGAAGATACACTTCTTGAATGTAAGTCATTGAGGGGCTGTAATTGACATGGGTTCCACCTCGCAGCATCACTTGGGAATTGCCATTTGCAAGCACCAACGGTAATAGTACAGTTTGTAACACCATAGCAACAGCACCTGCTGAACCACCCTGCCGTGCTTCGCTCACGTCAAAAGTATAATTTCCTACTTGTACAGCACTACCAGGAATAAACTCCAAAGTCATGGAACCCATCGCATCTCCCCGGACTTTGGCACGACAAATTATTGCTGCAGCACGAACCGATGTCAGGTGTTGTGCGGCTAGCCCTGGCTTATCGCGTCCAGCACGAATGTTATTTATCCGGATTGGATGACCGGTAATGGCAGATAAACTAAGAGAAGTACGGAGTATTTGTCCTCCGCCTTCTCCATAAGAACCGTCAATGTCAATCATTAACTTGCAACAGACTCATGCCACCCAGTGTAAGGCAGTTTTGTTGCAGTTGCCCGAATTTGGTCTCTGTTAGCCACTAACTGACCGCAAGCATCCCAACTCCCAGATAGAAACATATTTCTGGTACTGTCATTTATTGAAATGGAAGCTGAAAAGTCACCACACTGAACCTGCAAGCTTTCCAAATTCACTGAGATGGTGACTTGAGAATTAGCAGCAAGCCTCTCTTGCAGTTCCTTGGCAGTCTCTGTATCAACGGTCACACAGGGAATTCCTATGGCAACACAATTCCCAAAAAAGATTTCACTAAAGCTTTCACCAACCACTGCTTGAATGCCCCATTTAAAAAGCGCTTGTGGTGCGTGTTCTCGTGATGAGCCACAACCAAAGTTCCGGTTAACCACTAAAATATTGGCTCCTTTGTACTGAGGCTGGTCAAAAGAATGTTGTCCTTTTAATACTGCACGGTCATCAGTAAATACGTGTTCTCCCAATCCATCAAAGGTGACGCACCTTAAATATCTGGCGGGAATGATACGATCTGTGTCGATATCATTTCCTACTAAAGGAATTCCCCGTCCTGAAACAAATTTGACTTCACTAATCATAATGAGGATTTTGGATTTTAGATTTTGGATGAGGGGATTTTGGATGACTCCTATCCCGCTCGAAGATTATTTAATTAAATGAACCACAAAGACGCAAAGAGCGCAAAGATAGAGGCAATTCCCTACTCCCTACTCCCTACTCCCTATTTTCACGACAACAATTCCCGCACGTCAGACACTTCCCCTTTAATCGCTGCTGTAGCAACCATTGCAGGACTCATTAACAAAGTCCGACCGGAAGCAGAACCTTGCCTTCCTTTGAAGTTGCGATTGGAGGAAGATGCACTCATCTGTCTTCCCTGAAGTTTGTCGGGATTCATCGCAAGGCACATTGAACATCCGGGTTCGCGCCACTCAAATCCCGCTTCTAAAAAGATTTTATCGAGTCCTTCAACTTCAGCTTGTTGCTTCACCCTTTCCGAACCTGGGACAACAAAGGCTTTTACTCCCTCTGCAACTTGACGACCTTTGGCAATTTTAGCCGCTTCTC
This genomic interval from Scytonema hofmannii PCC 7110 contains the following:
- a CDS encoding AAA family ATPase, giving the protein MAKTLTDKPLEYTGKVQPRVGDKDATGQVLFPYLPNEDLVEAVNLAIYLERPLLLKGEPGCGKTRLARAVAYELGLPLEAWYIKSTSRAKDGLYTYDAVNRLRDAQLAAAGRVIKEEDIPRIDDPSTYVKWGPLGRAFQNDRRSVVLIDEIDKADIDFPNDLLLELDEQRFIVEETGEEVQAKAPPIVFITSNDEKDLPDAFLRRCLFHYLEFPNLQRLINIIKALFPDSSPKLVAQAVTRFLLLREEMRKDKGEASKKVSTSELIDWFRVLRRYPEDEILAKLDGKLPFGGVLLKSWEDHVRYLRQKRERE
- a CDS encoding DUF6887 family protein — translated: MIRPNFEQMSIRELRNYVLQHRNDSEALHALGQRIHKEGRRLNSVDELVQIIEEKRAQGGEP
- a CDS encoding SDR family oxidoreductase encodes the protein MQLKPINQQVVAVVGASSGIGRETAFKFAQRGAKVMVAARSESGLKSLVEEIQSFGGQAAYVVADVSDFEQVKASADKTVALYGRLDTWVHAAATGVLARFDQIAPEEFQRVIDVTLMGQVHGAMAALPYLKQEGRGALIHISSMEGVRSLPLQSPYSAAKHGVEGFLESLRVELQHEGLPISVTSIKPSVINTPYYNKVRTKLGVKPTGIPPYYQPSIVSDAILYTAEHPTRDFIAGDVGRVLDVLQRLSPELVDSILTLIGFAGQRTNEPKSEDAPDNLYGPVPEYDRVKGDFDQLAIPTFLDWLDMNPPLKWGAVTFAALGVAALLGGWRPGDRV
- a CDS encoding DNA cytosine methyltransferase → MKSKLSYLDFIETELRLPPPESREHLVIDLFAGCGGLSLGFEAEGFKTIGYEILEDACTTYRQNLHGLCYQVNLTPLSDLVDSVAVIIGGPPCQPFSVGGHQLGLKDSRDGFPTFISAVQRYRPKLALFENVRGILFRNKEYFEEIVFALQELNYTVEWQILNAVDYGVPQKRERLFCVAHKGCWRWPEKTHLNSQYTAGDALGELAYSVPHNSRFLTPSMDEYIKKYEIASKCIKPRDVHLDIPSRTVTCRNLCGATSDMLRIRLPDGRRRRLTVREGARLQSFPDWFEFQGFENSQFNQIGNAVPPILAKALARSVKTYLNANKQKSKQIYQRPSACICG
- the rtcA gene encoding RNA 3'-terminal phosphate cyclase is translated as MIDIDGSYGEGGGQILRTSLSLSAITGHPIRINNIRAGRDKPGLAAQHLTSVRAAAIICRAKVRGDAMGSMTLEFIPGSAVQVGNYTFDVSEARQGGSAGAVAMVLQTVLLPLVLANGNSQVMLRGGTHVNYSPSMTYIQEVYLPILHRMGVQVAMQINAWGWYPQGGGEVELSVSSGKPGTACAKGDSWVQLALRDKPGTACAKSDRNLNGINLLKRGDLQQVRGLAVVTQLPSHIPQRMASRAENILREEQLKVKVQPIHAKGVAPGAGLFLTAEYENSLAGFTGLGRIGLPAEKVAEVACEEFLNFHETGAPVDEHLGDQLLLPAALASTRSEYRVAVVSNHLTTNASIIELFGLAKVTVDEEEKRVVVEPLDRKK
- the leuD gene encoding 3-isopropylmalate dehydratase small subunit; its protein translation is MISEVKFVSGRGIPLVGNDIDTDRIIPARYLRCVTFDGLGEHVFTDDRAVLKGQHSFDQPQYKGANILVVNRNFGCGSSREHAPQALFKWGIQAVVGESFSEIFFGNCVAIGIPCVTVDTETAKELQERLAANSQVTISVNLESLQVQCGDFSASISINDSTRNMFLSGSWDACGQLVANRDQIRATATKLPYTGWHESVAS